In the genome of Bradyrhizobium sp. CIAT3101, one region contains:
- a CDS encoding ABC transporter permease, producing the protein MATAVLSTAQSGPGQGAWQRFCRHRLALAGAIVILVLVLGSAFGPYLLPFDDTYIDIMKRFAPPLSGTHILGTDELGRDVLARLMMGARVSLSIGFVAMVIAMAVGIVVGAFAGFYGGVVGAVLMRLVDAVLCFPTIFLLLALAALTEPGFVTTAVLIAATSWMLVARVVEAQVRSLREREFAVAALAFGSSNLRIMFRELVPNAVAPILVAATLNVAQAILLESYLSYLGYGIQPPAASLGNMLNNAQIYLTSAPWLAIAPGVAITLAVTSFNFLGDGLRDALDPRMNIS; encoded by the coding sequence ATGGCGACCGCAGTCTTGTCCACCGCTCAATCCGGCCCCGGTCAGGGCGCCTGGCAACGCTTCTGCCGCCACCGGCTCGCGCTCGCGGGCGCGATCGTCATTCTCGTTCTGGTGCTCGGCTCGGCGTTCGGTCCTTATCTGCTGCCGTTCGACGACACCTATATCGATATCATGAAACGGTTTGCCCCGCCGCTCTCGGGGACGCACATCCTCGGGACCGACGAACTCGGTCGCGATGTGCTGGCGCGGCTGATGATGGGCGCGCGCGTCTCGTTGTCGATCGGCTTCGTCGCGATGGTGATTGCGATGGCCGTCGGCATCGTCGTCGGCGCCTTCGCCGGCTTCTATGGCGGCGTCGTGGGCGCGGTGCTGATGCGGCTGGTCGACGCCGTGCTGTGCTTTCCCACCATCTTCCTGCTGCTGGCGTTGGCGGCGCTCACCGAGCCCGGTTTCGTCACGACCGCCGTGTTGATCGCAGCGACGTCATGGATGTTGGTGGCGCGCGTCGTCGAGGCCCAGGTGCGCTCGTTGCGGGAGCGCGAGTTTGCGGTGGCCGCGCTCGCGTTCGGCTCGTCGAACCTTCGGATCATGTTCCGCGAGCTCGTGCCCAACGCGGTTGCGCCGATCCTGGTGGCGGCAACTCTCAATGTCGCCCAGGCGATCCTGCTGGAATCCTATCTCAGCTATCTCGGCTACGGCATCCAGCCGCCGGCCGCGAGCCTGGGCAACATGCTCAACAATGCGCAGATCTATCTCACCAGCGCGCCGTGGCTCGCGATCGCGCCGGGCGTCGCCATCACGCTCGCCGTGACGAGCTTCAACTTCCTCGGTGACGGCCTGCGCGACGCGCTCGATCCGCGAATGAACATCTCATGA
- a CDS encoding cupin domain-containing protein, which produces MDGRGDTNGPKDAPTIEADDAVDQRLGETVRLLRQRAGLSIQDVANKTGLSNGMISQLERARAMPSIRTLRLLSIALEVPISYFFETSDPAADVQRYIVRKNNRRLLRLTASGVVKEALTPEGKGQLELYELTLNPGASSGTDFLQHTGEKAGYILSGSLRLWLDNQAHVLEAGDSFRFPSIVPHMFDNPTQHAARVIWVTTLRQTDSPAS; this is translated from the coding sequence ATGGATGGTCGCGGCGACACCAATGGTCCGAAAGACGCCCCGACGATCGAGGCCGACGATGCGGTCGACCAGAGGCTCGGCGAGACCGTGCGGCTGCTGCGCCAGCGCGCCGGCCTGTCGATCCAGGACGTCGCCAACAAGACCGGCCTCTCCAACGGCATGATCAGCCAGCTCGAACGAGCACGCGCCATGCCGTCGATCCGCACGCTGCGCCTGCTCAGCATCGCGCTCGAGGTGCCGATCTCCTATTTCTTCGAGACCAGCGATCCCGCCGCCGACGTGCAGCGCTACATCGTGCGCAAGAACAACCGGCGCCTGCTGCGGCTCACCGCCAGCGGCGTCGTCAAGGAAGCGCTGACGCCGGAAGGCAAAGGCCAGCTCGAGCTCTACGAGCTCACACTCAACCCCGGCGCCTCCTCAGGCACCGACTTCCTGCAGCACACCGGCGAGAAGGCCGGCTACATCCTCTCCGGCAGCCTGCGGCTGTGGCTCGACAACCAGGCCCATGTGCTGGAAGCCGGCGACAGCTTTCGTTTTCCGAGCATCGTACCGCACATGTTCGACAACCCGACCCAGCATGCCGCACGTGTGATCTGGGTCACGACGCTGCGCCAGACCGATTCGCCGGCAAGTTGA
- a CDS encoding TonB-dependent siderophore receptor, translated as MAGTKTNTPILEVPQSISVIGIAQIRDQGARSVAQAVGYTPGVVTNSPNDTRFESLRIRGFQPVLYLDGMQLPYGASMFGQPKLDLALLERIEVLRGPSSPLYGQVAPGGMINLVSRLPTPTPLNSVEVLGDSWGKAQTNFDIGGVHQKGDLYWRIAGTLHDGGTQVDFVNDFRGAIAPSFTWRPDLDTTFTFLSGYQRDITGLALQFFPAVGTLLPSPNGRIPMTKFLGEPGFDHFDREQAWVGYQFEHSFNEIWTVRQNVRYFNLQTNTYAVAGGGAAGVNPYPNAGVGDYATLARAAFKFPESADAFTMDNQAEARFSTGAFAHTVLMGLDYRHTTSELNMGIGSAPSINLNNTVYGAAIAMPATATNTGQRQDQTGLYAQDQIALGGWRLTLSGRNDWVGTNTLDFIKNTNQSQNDHAFTGRAGLNYVFDSGVAPYIAYATSFQPTLGTTASGAALVPTTARQAEIGVKYQPVGTNLLLTAALFDMTQENVVTPDLSVTGKSVQTGEARSRGAEFEATASLTEGLKLKASYAYTDTLTTKTNTASQLNKHLTIQPMNQAALWADYTFQQGQVAGFGFGGGVRYIGDSYGDLANTISIPSYTLVDAAIHYDLSNLDRRLRGVQLAVNATNLFNKYYVASCTSLSSCFIGSGRTVIGGVRYTW; from the coding sequence TTGGCCGGAACCAAGACCAACACGCCGATCCTCGAGGTGCCGCAGTCGATCTCCGTGATCGGCATAGCCCAGATCCGCGATCAGGGCGCTCGGTCAGTGGCGCAGGCTGTGGGCTACACGCCCGGCGTGGTCACCAACAGTCCCAATGACACGCGCTTTGAGTCGCTGCGCATCCGCGGTTTCCAGCCGGTGCTCTATCTCGACGGCATGCAGCTTCCCTACGGCGCCAGCATGTTCGGCCAGCCGAAGCTCGATCTCGCTCTGCTCGAACGGATCGAGGTGCTGCGGGGACCTTCGTCGCCGCTTTACGGGCAGGTCGCGCCGGGTGGCATGATCAACCTCGTCAGCCGCCTGCCGACGCCCACGCCACTGAATTCTGTCGAGGTCTTGGGCGACAGCTGGGGCAAGGCGCAGACCAATTTCGACATCGGTGGCGTCCATCAGAAGGGCGATCTGTACTGGCGCATCGCCGGTACGCTTCACGACGGCGGAACGCAGGTCGACTTCGTCAACGATTTTCGTGGTGCGATCGCGCCGTCCTTCACCTGGCGGCCCGATCTCGACACCACCTTCACCTTCCTGAGCGGCTATCAGCGCGACATCACCGGTCTGGCGTTGCAGTTCTTCCCGGCCGTGGGCACGCTGCTGCCCAGTCCGAACGGACGCATTCCGATGACGAAATTCCTGGGCGAACCCGGCTTCGATCATTTCGATCGCGAGCAGGCGTGGGTCGGATACCAGTTCGAGCACTCGTTCAACGAGATCTGGACGGTGCGGCAGAATGTTCGGTACTTCAACCTCCAGACCAACACCTATGCGGTCGCCGGCGGCGGTGCTGCGGGCGTAAACCCTTATCCCAACGCCGGTGTGGGCGATTACGCCACGCTTGCGCGCGCTGCTTTCAAGTTTCCGGAGAGCGCCGACGCGTTCACCATGGACAATCAGGCCGAGGCCCGTTTCTCGACCGGCGCGTTCGCTCATACCGTGCTGATGGGGCTAGACTACCGTCACACGACCAGCGAGCTGAATATGGGTATCGGCTCGGCACCGTCGATCAACCTCAACAACACGGTCTATGGTGCGGCGATTGCGATGCCTGCCACCGCCACCAACACAGGTCAGCGGCAGGATCAGACTGGCCTCTATGCACAGGACCAGATCGCGCTCGGCGGGTGGCGGCTGACGCTGAGTGGCCGCAACGACTGGGTCGGCACCAACACGCTGGACTTCATCAAGAACACAAACCAGAGCCAGAACGATCATGCGTTCACTGGGCGCGCCGGGCTGAATTATGTGTTCGATTCCGGTGTGGCGCCATACATCGCTTACGCCACTTCATTCCAGCCGACTCTGGGGACAACCGCGAGCGGCGCGGCGTTGGTTCCGACCACGGCCAGGCAGGCCGAGATCGGCGTGAAGTATCAGCCGGTCGGAACCAATCTGCTCCTCACGGCGGCGCTGTTCGACATGACGCAGGAGAACGTCGTCACTCCGGATCTGAGCGTGACGGGCAAGAGCGTCCAGACCGGCGAGGCGCGGTCCCGGGGCGCTGAATTCGAGGCGACGGCCAGCCTCACCGAGGGGCTGAAGCTGAAGGCATCCTACGCCTACACTGACACCCTGACGACCAAGACCAATACGGCGAGCCAGCTCAACAAGCACCTCACGATCCAACCGATGAACCAGGCCGCGCTGTGGGCGGACTACACGTTCCAGCAGGGGCAGGTCGCAGGTTTCGGCTTCGGCGGCGGCGTGCGTTACATCGGCGATTCCTATGGCGATCTCGCCAACACGATCTCGATCCCGAGCTACACATTGGTCGATGCCGCGATCCATTATGATCTGTCCAATCTCGATCGCAGGCTTCGCGGCGTGCAGCTTGCGGTAAACGCCACAAATCTCTTCAACAAGTACTACGTCGCATCATGCACGAGCCTGAGTTCGTGCTTCATCGGCTCGGGACGAACGGTGATCGGCGGCGTTCGCTATACCTGGTGA
- a CDS encoding peptide ABC transporter substrate-binding protein: protein MADSTGKFGVGGLHHLGIPNRRQFFQIGAGAAAGWTLAGSAFAQTERPGNPPDKPRGQVIAALSQEPTVFHPLMPGIEVDQGVWWQVFSPLWFIDPDGKFVPDLAREVPTVENGGLSADGLSWKIKLRNDVKWHDGTAFTADDVKFSLELINNPDFRVRNRVGHSLVKAITIVAPDEIHWRMEAPYSPYMSILSLTFIVPKHILEKVSDPNSSPFHNAPVGTGPFRWGERVPGDHIQFNAYAGYHGKGPYVERVVFKYIPDLTVLYTQFRTGQVDYTGLQGILPNFVQEAKTLKARKIFVSSTSSVEHIAPNLEFGPFADGAVREALYLAINKQAIIDALNYGLPMQTESFVPQEAWSFQKGLPQHKYDPTKANALLDAAGWVRGAGGVREKGGVKLEFTNSTTSGNAVREQTQQLLIQDWRAIGASMRVNNMPAAVIWGDFWQQSKFNSVIVGVNFMLGSDPDVTPRFGSGAIPAKGGRGYNTYQYQNAEADRLLAQGAKQFDLAQRKTTYGDLQKLIRNDLAILPLFQGYIVEGVKEGLQGFRPNINTSINCWNIREWYWA, encoded by the coding sequence ATGGCAGACAGCACCGGCAAGTTCGGCGTTGGCGGACTGCATCATCTCGGCATTCCAAATCGCCGACAATTTTTTCAGATCGGCGCCGGCGCCGCGGCGGGATGGACGCTTGCAGGCAGCGCCTTTGCGCAGACCGAACGACCGGGCAATCCGCCGGACAAGCCGCGTGGGCAGGTGATCGCGGCGTTGTCGCAGGAGCCGACCGTCTTTCATCCGCTGATGCCCGGCATCGAAGTCGACCAGGGCGTCTGGTGGCAGGTGTTCTCGCCGCTCTGGTTCATCGATCCCGACGGCAAGTTCGTGCCCGATCTCGCGCGTGAAGTCCCGACGGTCGAGAATGGCGGCCTTTCGGCGGACGGCCTGAGCTGGAAGATCAAGCTGCGCAATGACGTGAAGTGGCACGATGGCACGGCCTTCACGGCGGACGACGTCAAGTTCTCGCTCGAGCTGATCAACAATCCCGACTTCCGTGTCCGCAATCGCGTCGGCCACAGCCTCGTCAAGGCCATCACGATCGTCGCGCCCGACGAGATCCACTGGCGAATGGAAGCTCCCTATTCGCCCTACATGTCGATCCTGTCGCTGACCTTCATCGTGCCCAAGCACATTCTGGAGAAGGTGTCGGATCCGAATTCGTCGCCGTTCCACAATGCGCCTGTCGGCACCGGACCGTTCCGCTGGGGCGAGCGCGTGCCCGGCGACCATATTCAGTTCAATGCCTATGCCGGCTATCACGGCAAGGGACCTTACGTCGAACGCGTGGTGTTCAAGTACATTCCCGATCTCACCGTCCTCTACACCCAGTTCCGTACCGGACAGGTCGACTACACCGGCCTGCAGGGCATTTTGCCGAACTTCGTGCAGGAGGCGAAGACGCTGAAGGCGCGCAAGATCTTCGTCTCGTCGACGTCCTCGGTGGAGCACATCGCGCCGAATCTGGAGTTCGGCCCCTTCGCCGACGGCGCGGTGCGCGAGGCGCTCTATCTTGCCATCAACAAGCAGGCGATCATCGATGCCTTGAACTACGGCCTGCCGATGCAGACCGAAAGCTTCGTGCCACAGGAGGCGTGGTCGTTCCAGAAGGGCCTGCCGCAGCACAAATACGATCCGACCAAGGCGAATGCGCTGCTCGATGCAGCCGGCTGGGTGCGCGGCGCGGGCGGCGTGCGTGAGAAGGGTGGCGTCAAGCTCGAATTCACCAACTCGACGACATCAGGCAATGCCGTGCGCGAGCAGACCCAGCAGCTCCTGATCCAGGACTGGCGCGCGATCGGCGCGAGCATGCGCGTCAACAACATGCCGGCCGCCGTGATCTGGGGCGACTTCTGGCAGCAGTCGAAGTTCAATTCGGTCATCGTCGGCGTGAATTTCATGCTGGGCAGCGACCCCGACGTGACGCCGCGGTTCGGCTCGGGCGCGATCCCTGCCAAGGGCGGCCGCGGTTACAACACCTATCAATACCAGAACGCCGAGGCTGATCGTCTGCTCGCGCAAGGCGCCAAGCAATTCGATCTCGCGCAGCGCAAGACCACCTATGGTGACCTGCAAAAGCTCATCCGCAACGACCTCGCGATCCTGCCGCTGTTCCAGGGCTACATTGTCGAGGGCGTGAAGGAGGGGCTGCAGGGCTTCCGTCCCAACATCAACACCTCGATCAATTGCTGGAACATCCGCGAATGGTACTGGGCCTGA
- a CDS encoding ABC transporter ATP-binding protein, producing the protein MSIGASRPDQIVAGALAPVLSVSGLTTSFLREQQWIPVVRNVSFDIAPRETVAIVGESGSGKSVTALSIMRLIPKESGRIEGRINLAGRDLLTLPEADMKNIRGDDVAMIFQEPMTSLNPVLTIGFQIAEALIQHRGLSRASAETETIRLLDRVRIPAAKSRFHEHPHGFSGGMRQRVMIAMALACKPKLLIADEPTTALDVTIQAQILELLKALQQEEGMSILFITHDMGVVAEIADRTVVMYGGQAVETDATSRIFAAPSHPYTRALLAAVPRLGSMDGRTRPMRFPIVDKVTGTSDEPAETPDTVSSAERPLLEVSNLTTRFPIRAGLFGKVSGRVHAVENISFTLRAGETLALVGESGCGKSTTGRSILKLTEPDAGTVLIDGQDVLAMSGRSLRDFRKHMQIVFQDPFASLNPRMSAGTAIAAPLLANGLASASQARDKVADLLVRVGLTADMAARFPHEFSGGQRQRICIARALALGPKLIVADEAVSALDVSVKAQVVNLMLDLQASMGLAYLFISHDIAVVERMSHRIAVMYLGEIVEIGPRAAVFGNPQHPYTKKLMAAVPVPDPARRGTKRDVANDEIRSPVRAPDYQPPIRQYREVSPGHVVQVWGEEWSA; encoded by the coding sequence ATGAGCATCGGCGCGAGCAGACCCGATCAGATCGTTGCCGGCGCGCTGGCGCCCGTGCTGTCGGTCTCGGGCCTGACTACGTCCTTCCTGCGCGAGCAGCAATGGATCCCGGTCGTTCGCAACGTCTCCTTCGATATCGCGCCACGCGAGACCGTCGCGATCGTCGGTGAGTCCGGTTCGGGCAAGAGCGTCACCGCGCTCTCGATCATGCGGCTCATTCCAAAAGAGAGCGGCCGCATCGAAGGTCGCATCAATTTGGCCGGCCGCGATCTGCTGACGCTGCCCGAAGCTGATATGAAGAACATCCGCGGCGACGATGTCGCGATGATCTTCCAGGAGCCGATGACCAGTCTCAATCCGGTGCTCACCATCGGATTCCAGATCGCGGAAGCGCTGATCCAGCATCGCGGCCTGTCGCGTGCCTCGGCGGAAACCGAGACCATCCGTCTGCTCGATCGTGTCCGTATCCCCGCTGCAAAATCGCGCTTCCACGAGCATCCGCATGGTTTCTCCGGCGGTATGCGCCAGCGCGTGATGATCGCGATGGCGCTGGCCTGCAAGCCGAAACTCCTGATAGCGGACGAGCCGACCACGGCGCTCGACGTCACCATCCAGGCGCAGATCCTGGAATTGCTGAAGGCGCTTCAGCAGGAGGAGGGGATGTCGATCCTCTTCATTACCCACGATATGGGCGTGGTCGCCGAGATCGCGGATCGTACCGTGGTGATGTATGGCGGACAGGCTGTCGAGACCGACGCGACGTCGCGCATCTTCGCCGCACCCTCGCATCCCTATACGCGTGCACTGCTCGCCGCCGTGCCGCGGCTCGGCTCGATGGACGGCCGGACGCGGCCGATGCGCTTTCCCATCGTCGACAAGGTCACGGGCACCTCGGACGAACCGGCGGAGACGCCCGATACGGTGTCGAGCGCGGAGCGCCCGCTGCTCGAGGTATCAAACCTCACCACGCGCTTTCCGATCCGCGCGGGTCTGTTCGGCAAGGTCTCCGGCCGCGTTCATGCCGTCGAGAACATCTCGTTCACCTTGCGCGCCGGCGAGACGCTGGCGCTGGTCGGTGAATCCGGCTGCGGCAAGTCGACGACGGGGCGCTCGATCCTCAAGCTGACCGAGCCGGATGCCGGCACCGTCCTGATCGACGGCCAGGACGTGCTCGCCATGAGCGGTCGCAGCTTGCGCGATTTCCGCAAGCACATGCAGATCGTGTTTCAGGATCCGTTCGCGAGCCTCAATCCACGGATGTCGGCGGGAACGGCGATCGCGGCGCCACTGCTGGCCAACGGCCTCGCCTCGGCGTCGCAGGCGCGCGACAAGGTCGCCGACCTGCTCGTGCGCGTCGGCCTCACCGCCGACATGGCCGCACGCTTCCCGCATGAATTCTCCGGCGGGCAGCGCCAGCGCATCTGTATCGCGCGTGCGCTCGCGCTCGGGCCGAAGCTGATCGTCGCGGACGAGGCGGTCTCCGCGCTCGATGTCTCGGTCAAGGCCCAGGTCGTCAATCTGATGCTCGACCTTCAGGCCAGCATGGGGCTCGCCTATCTCTTCATCTCCCACGATATCGCCGTGGTCGAGCGCATGAGCCACCGCATCGCGGTGATGTATCTCGGCGAGATCGTCGAGATAGGTCCGCGCGCTGCGGTGTTCGGCAACCCGCAGCATCCCTACACCAAGAAGCTGATGGCCGCCGTTCCCGTGCCCGACCCCGCACGCCGCGGCACGAAGCGCGACGTGGCCAACGACGAGATCAGAAGCCCGGTGCGTGCACCGGACTATCAACCGCCGATCCGGCAATATCGCGAGGTCTCGCCCGGCCATGTCGTGCAGGTCTGGGGCGAGGAGTGGTCGGCCTAA
- a CDS encoding FAD-binding oxidoreductase, giving the protein MSPPLNRINSDERLPAQADVVVIGGGVIGVSAAYHLAKKGLSVALVEKGHVGGEQSSRNWGWCRQQGRAREEIPLAREALRLWEDMQNDAGVDAGFRRTGVLFLTKSEDELASWERWAAVAREMQVHSTVLTPAEVAERMPGNTDKWVGGLHTPSDGRAEPSMAVPALATAARKHGVTIHQGCAARGLETQGGRVSAVVTEKGTIRTQAVLLSGGAWSSLFCRRHGIELPIGLVNATACRTTPAPEITSGALGTDLYCIRRRLDGGFTLALRNRGTVELSPDLFRYARTFWPTYQHRKGGLKLSFGKSFFDQIMRGTSWSFDKPSPFETERVRDPEPDMSLVTAALASLIKANPELKDIEIAEAWGGTIDCTPDTIPVISPVDALPGFFLATGFSGHGFGIGPAAGKLAADIVTGATPLVDPAAYSHKRMIDGRRLAPVSPF; this is encoded by the coding sequence ATGTCCCCGCCGCTCAACCGTATAAACAGCGACGAACGCCTGCCGGCGCAGGCGGACGTCGTCGTCATCGGCGGCGGCGTCATCGGCGTCTCGGCGGCCTATCATTTGGCGAAGAAGGGTCTCTCCGTCGCGCTGGTCGAGAAAGGTCACGTCGGCGGCGAGCAGTCGAGCCGCAATTGGGGCTGGTGCCGTCAGCAGGGCCGGGCGCGTGAGGAAATTCCGCTGGCGCGCGAGGCGCTACGTCTGTGGGAGGATATGCAGAACGACGCCGGCGTCGATGCCGGTTTCCGCCGCACCGGCGTGCTGTTCCTGACGAAGAGCGAGGACGAGCTCGCGAGCTGGGAGCGCTGGGCGGCGGTCGCGCGCGAAATGCAGGTGCATTCGACCGTGCTGACCCCGGCCGAGGTCGCCGAACGCATGCCGGGCAATACCGACAAATGGGTCGGCGGGCTGCACACGCCGAGCGACGGCCGCGCCGAACCGTCGATGGCCGTGCCTGCGTTGGCGACGGCCGCGCGAAAGCACGGCGTCACGATTCATCAGGGCTGCGCCGCGCGCGGGCTGGAGACACAAGGAGGACGCGTCAGCGCCGTCGTCACCGAGAAGGGCACCATTCGCACGCAGGCGGTGCTACTGTCGGGTGGTGCGTGGTCGTCGCTGTTCTGCCGGCGTCACGGCATCGAGTTGCCGATCGGTCTCGTCAACGCCACCGCATGCCGCACCACGCCGGCACCTGAGATCACCTCCGGTGCGCTCGGCACCGATCTCTACTGCATCCGCCGCCGTCTCGATGGCGGCTTCACACTGGCGCTGCGCAACCGCGGCACGGTGGAGTTGTCGCCCGACCTGTTCCGCTACGCGCGCACCTTCTGGCCGACCTATCAGCATCGCAAGGGCGGGCTCAAACTGTCGTTCGGCAAGTCGTTCTTCGACCAGATCATGCGCGGCACCAGCTGGAGCTTTGACAAGCCGTCGCCGTTCGAGACTGAGCGCGTGCGCGATCCCGAGCCTGATATGTCACTGGTCACTGCGGCGCTGGCCTCGCTGATCAAGGCAAACCCGGAGCTCAAGGACATCGAGATCGCGGAGGCCTGGGGCGGGACCATCGACTGTACGCCGGACACGATTCCCGTGATCTCGCCGGTCGACGCGCTGCCCGGCTTCTTCCTCGCGACCGGCTTCTCCGGTCATGGTTTCGGCATCGGTCCTGCGGCCGGCAAGCTCGCCGCCGATATCGTGACCGGCGCGACCCCGCTGGTCGATCCTGCAGCCTACAGCCACAAGCGCATGATCGACGGCCGGCGGCTCGCGCCGGTCAGCCCATTCTGA
- a CDS encoding ABC transporter permease, translated as MVRYVANRLAQAVMLLVIVSAIGFALLHLAPGGPLSQFAVSAQMTQEDLDRVTRQLGLDRPLPIQYLDWFGRMLKGDWGKSYRDGEAVLSVISSHLGATLELMVTATIIAVLLGCWIGMLGALRRYSLFDSLATVGAMIALSIPTFWFGLVTIYVFSVTLGWLPAGNRATIGDGSFLDLLHHLIAPAMVLGLVETAMWSRFMRSSMLEVINQDYIRTARAKGMPEWRILTVHALRNALLPMITVGGLQFPTLLGGALVAETVFTWPGMGRLFLDSIGYRDYPVVMGILMFSAVMVLIGSLVADILYAVVDPRIRVG; from the coding sequence ATGGTTCGCTACGTCGCCAATCGCCTGGCGCAGGCGGTCATGCTGCTGGTGATCGTCTCGGCGATCGGTTTCGCCCTCCTGCATCTGGCGCCCGGCGGTCCGCTCTCGCAATTCGCCGTGTCCGCGCAGATGACGCAGGAGGATCTCGACCGCGTCACCAGGCAGCTCGGCCTCGATCGGCCCCTGCCGATCCAGTATCTCGACTGGTTCGGCCGCATGCTCAAAGGCGATTGGGGCAAGTCCTATCGCGACGGCGAGGCGGTGCTGTCGGTGATCTCGTCACATCTTGGTGCAACGCTCGAGCTGATGGTGACGGCGACCATCATCGCGGTGCTGCTCGGTTGCTGGATCGGCATGTTGGGCGCGCTGAGGCGATATTCGCTGTTCGACTCGCTCGCCACCGTTGGCGCCATGATCGCGCTGTCGATCCCGACGTTCTGGTTCGGCCTCGTCACCATCTATGTGTTTTCAGTGACGCTGGGCTGGCTGCCGGCGGGAAACCGCGCGACCATCGGCGATGGCTCCTTCCTCGACCTGCTGCATCATCTGATCGCACCGGCGATGGTGCTGGGGCTGGTCGAGACCGCGATGTGGAGCCGCTTCATGCGTTCCTCCATGCTTGAAGTGATCAACCAGGATTACATCCGCACCGCGCGAGCCAAGGGCATGCCGGAATGGCGGATTCTCACGGTGCACGCGTTGCGCAATGCGTTGCTGCCGATGATCACGGTGGGCGGGTTGCAGTTTCCGACGCTGCTCGGCGGCGCGCTGGTGGCCGAGACGGTGTTCACCTGGCCCGGCATGGGGCGGCTGTTCCTGGATTCCATCGGCTATCGCGACTATCCCGTGGTGATGGGCATCCTGATGTTCTCTGCGGTCATGGTGCTGATCGGCTCGCTGGTTGCCGACATCCTCTATGCCGTCGTCGATCCGCGCATTCGGGTGGGCTGA
- a CDS encoding glyoxylate/hydroxypyruvate reductase A, whose protein sequence is MTVLYKANMARGAEWARFFAERAPDVPFRVWPDIGDPQAVRYLVAWQPPDDIAATFPNLELVFSVGAGVDQFDITKLPPHVPLVRMMEPGITERMVEYACMSVLALHRDLVQFIGQQRDQVWRELSVTHTSERRVGVMGLGLLGQAVLDRLKSFDFPLLGWNRSPRSIAGVTCYAGAEALPDFLGQADILVCLLPLTSETRGILNANLFARLPRGARLLNVGRGGHLVEADLVAALDGGVLSAAVLDVAEPEPLPAGHPFWSHPRILLTPHIASTTKPETAVDYVLDTIARHRRGEPLPGRIDRDRGY, encoded by the coding sequence ATGACGGTTCTCTACAAGGCCAACATGGCGCGCGGCGCGGAGTGGGCCCGCTTCTTCGCCGAGCGCGCGCCGGACGTGCCGTTCCGGGTCTGGCCGGATATCGGCGATCCCCAGGCGGTGCGTTATCTGGTGGCTTGGCAGCCGCCCGACGATATTGCGGCGACGTTCCCCAATCTCGAGCTGGTGTTCTCGGTCGGCGCCGGCGTCGATCAGTTCGACATCACGAAACTACCTCCGCATGTCCCGCTGGTCCGCATGATGGAACCCGGTATCACCGAGCGCATGGTCGAATATGCCTGCATGTCGGTGCTCGCGCTGCATCGCGATCTCGTGCAGTTCATCGGCCAGCAGCGCGATCAAGTCTGGCGCGAGCTCTCCGTGACGCACACGAGCGAACGGCGTGTCGGTGTGATGGGGCTCGGTCTGCTTGGCCAGGCCGTGCTCGACCGGCTCAAATCGTTCGACTTTCCGTTGCTCGGCTGGAACCGTTCGCCACGCAGCATCGCGGGCGTCACCTGTTATGCGGGTGCGGAGGCCCTGCCGGATTTCCTGGGGCAGGCCGACATCCTCGTCTGCCTGCTGCCGCTGACATCGGAGACGCGCGGCATTCTGAACGCAAATCTGTTCGCGCGTCTGCCGCGCGGCGCGCGGCTGCTCAATGTCGGGCGGGGCGGCCATCTGGTCGAGGCCGACCTCGTCGCGGCGCTGGACGGCGGCGTGCTGTCGGCCGCCGTGCTCGACGTCGCCGAGCCCGAGCCGCTGCCCGCGGGCCATCCGTTCTGGAGTCATCCGCGTATTCTTCTCACGCCGCATATCGCCAGCACGACGAAGCCGGAAACCGCGGTCGACTACGTGCTCGACACCATCGCACGCCACCGCCGCGGCGAGCCCCTGCCGGGGCGTATCGACCGCGATCGCGGCTACTAG